The Streptomyces puniciscabiei genomic interval CAGCCCCATCTCCCGGCAGGCCGACGCGACCTCCGAACCGGCGAAGCCCGCGCCGATGACGAACACCCGGCGCGGCCCCGCCTTCAGCCGCCGGTACAGATCGGCCGCGTCGTCCCGGGTCCGCAGCAGGCAGACGCCGTCCAGCCGGGCCTCGTCCTCCTTCGGCCAGGGCCGGGCGCGCACGCCGGTCGCGATCAGCAGCCGGTCGTACTCCACCTCGTCGCCGTCGGCCAGCCGGACCCGTCTGGCGGTCAGATCCAGACCGGTGGCCGCGACGCCGAGCCGCCATTTGGCGTCGATCTCCCGCCGGTGCGGCAGCTCGGTGCGGTGCGGGGACGCCTTGCCCAGCAGGACCGACTTGGACAGCGGCGGCCGGTCGTACGGCTCGTACGGCTCGTCGCCGATCAGGGTCAGCTCGCCGGCGAAGCCCTCGGCGCGCAGCGTCTCTGCGGCCCGCAGGCCCGCCAGCGAGGCACCGACGATCACGATCCGGCCTTCGAGCCTGAGCCAGTCGACGTAGTCAGCGGGCATCGGACGCCTCCCCCGCGTCCCCCATGCCGTCCAGCCCGTCCGCGGTGATCGCCTGCACCGGGCAGGCGGCGACGGCGCGGGCCAGCCGTTCCCGCTGCTCCTCCGGGGCGTGCGGGTTGTAGATCAACGCCTCGTCGCCGTGCATGGCGAAGACGTCGGGCGCGAGGAACGCGCACTGGGCGTAGCCCTGACATTTGTTGAGGTCGACGACGAGCCGCATCGGCGCTCCGCCCTTCCGGTGGCCAGGTCCGGTGCGCGCCGGCCGTGTCGCGCGGCATTCCCGGACGGCGGTCATGTCCCGTTTGCCAGCATGGGTGCGGTGCGGCGAGATCGCCCGTCGGGCCATCCGTCCGGGCGGTGGCCACGTCCGGGCGCGCCCGGACGACCCGTCACGCCCGGGACGCGGGACGTGGGCGCGGGCGACCGCCGGCCAGGAGGATGTACAGGCCGAGCACCAGCGACCAGGCGGGGAAGACCAGCTCCGACCACGGCACGTTGCTCGAGACGAACAGCAGCGTCAGGGCGGTGAGAGCGCCCAGGGCGGTGAGCCGGCGGGGCAGGACCCCGAGACGGTGGCCGATCGCCGACACGGCGGACACGAAGACGGCCGCCATCCGCATCGCGTACCCCACCATCATCGTGTACGCGAAGTGGCGGCCGAAGTCCCAGTACGCGGCCGACGGCGCCGTGCCGGCCGGGTGGCCGACCGAGAGCACGGCACCGGCGGCCGCGGCGCCGCCGAACATCGTGGCCGTGAAGACCAGGCCGCTGCCCAGGAACACGGTGGCCAGAAACCGGTCCTCGGCCGCACCGACGTGCGCCCGGATCGCGCCCATGAACCACAGGAAGAAGATGCCGGCGAACGGCACGAGCGCGAGGGCCGTCCGCAGCGCGTCGCGCCGCGCGGACTTCGTGAATCCCTGGGCGGTGACCGCGCCGGCTCCCTGCGGCACCCCCAGCCGGACGAGGACGATCGCCGCTCCCAGCAGCAGCGCGAACAGGACTCCGGCCAGGCCGGCGGCCCGCGGCGTCCGAAGCGCCTGCTGCGCCGACCTCTTCCGCGGCATACCGCCCCGCCTCCTCCGCATCGCCTCCGGCACCAGCTAGCCCCCACCCGCCCACCCCTGCCACCGGGGACGGCCGGACGGCCGAGCGGTGTGCGGTGATGGGGGAGCGGGCACGGCTTTGCGGTGTCCGGCCCCCGCCCTCAATTCGCTCGCGTCCGTGCCCCCAGCCTCCTAAGGTGGGCCGCCATGTCTGCGAACAAGGTCCCCGCCCCGGAAGAACTGCGGCGCGACCCGTTGCCCCTGCGTGGTCGTACCGCCCTGGTGACCGGGGCGAGTCGGCGGGCCGGGATCGGGCATGCGGTGGCGCGGCGGTTGGCGGCGTACGGGGCGAGCGTGTATCTGCACCATCATGTGCCGCACGACGCCGCCATGCCGTGGGGCGCGGACCGTCCCGAAGCCGTGGCCGAGTCCGTGCGGGCGGTGCTCGGCGCCCCCGGGGCCCGCGTCGTCGCCGGACCGGGTGACCTCGCCGGCCCGGCGGAACCGGCCCGGCTCGTCGACACCGTCGTCCAGGAGTTCGGGCGTCTGGACATCCTCGTCGCCAACCACGCCCTCAGCGGCTCGGACGGCACCCTGGACGAGATCGACGCGGCGATGCTCGACGCGCACTGGGCGGTCGACACCCGCTCGGTCCTGCTTCTCGTCCAGGCCTACGCCCGCTCGCGTGCGCGGCTGGGCGACGGTGCTCCCGGCGGCCGGGTGGTGCTGATGACCTCCGGACAGGACCTCGGCGGCGGCATGCCGGACGAGATCGCCTACGCCCTCCAGAAGGGCGCCCTCGCTTCGATCACCCGCTCCCTGGCCGGCTCGCTCGCCGGGCGGGGCATCACGGTGAACGCGGTCAACCCCGGCCCGGTGGACACCGGTTACGCAGGCGGCGACGTCCACGCATCCGTCGCCGCTCGCTTCCCCGGCGGACGCTGGGGCCTGCCCGACGACCCGGCCCGCCTCATCGCGTGGCTGGCCACCGACGAGGCGGGCTGGATCACGGGGGAGGTCATCAACTCGGAAGGGGGCTTCCGTCGTTGAGGCCGGGCCGTCAGAGCCGGGACAGCTCGTCCACCAGGTCGTCCAGGCCCAGCGAACCCTGCGACAGCGCCGCCATGTGCCAGGCCTTCAGGTCGAACGCGTCGCCGTGCCGCTCGCGCGCCTTCTCGCGGCCCAGCAGCCACGCCCGCTCACCGAGCTTGTAGCCGATCGCCTGCCCCGGAATCGTCAGGTACCGGGTCAGCTCGCTCTCCACGAAGTCCGCCGGACGGCTGCTGTGCGCACCGAAGAACTCCTGCGCCAGCTCCGGCGTCCACCGCTCACCGGGGTGGAACGGCGAGTCGGCGGGGATCTCCAGCTCCAGGTGCATGCCGATGTCCACGATCACCCGGGCCGCCCGCATCATCTGCGCGTCCAGGTAGCCGAGCCGCTCCTCGGCATTGGTGAGGTAGCCCAGCTCGTCCATCAGCCGCTCCGCGTACAGCGCCCAGCCCTCGGCGTTGGCGCTCACCCCGCCGATCGTCGCCTGGTAGCGGGAGAGGTTCTCGGCCACGTGCGCCCACTGCGCGAGCTGGAGGTGATGCCCGGGCACGCCCTCGTGGTACCAGGTCGAGACGAGGTCGTACACCGGGAAACGGGTCTGTCCCATGGTGGGCAGCCAGGTGCGGCCGGGGCGGGAGAAGTCCTCGGACGGAGCCGTGTAGTAGGGGGCCGCCGCACCGCCGGGAGGGGCGATCCGCGACTCCACCTCCCGCACCCGCTCGGCGAGTTCGAAGTGCGTGCCGTCCAGGTCCTCGATGGCCTTGTCCATCAGGCCCTGCAGCCACTCCCGCACCTCCTCCACGCCCTCGATGTGCCGGCCGTGTTCGTCGAGGTGGGCGAGCGCCACCCAGGGCGTCTCGGCGCCGGGCAGGATCTTCTCCGCCTCCAGCCTCATCTCGCCGAGGATCCGGTGGAACTCCGACCAGCCGTACGCGTACGCCTCGTCCAGGTCCAGGTCGGTGCCGTTGAAGTAGCGGGACCAGCGTGCGTACCGTTCGCGGCCCACCGTGTTCGGGGCGCCCTCGATCGACGGCGCGTACACGTCCCGGAGCCAGTCCCGCAGCTCGACCAGGGCGCCGGTCGCCGCGCGGGCCGCCTCGTCCAGCTCCGCGCGCAGCGCCTCGGGACCGGCGGCGGCGAAGTCCTCGTACCAGCCGCGGCCCGTGCCGTCCGTGTCTATCCACTCGGTGAGCTGATCGATGTACGTCGCCGTCGGCCGCGGCGCCCCGAACAGCTTGCGGTCCAGGCCGAGTTGAAGAGACTCACGGTAGCCCGCGAGCGCGTCCGGCACCGCGCGCAGCCGCTCGGCGATCGCCGCCCAGTCCTCGTCGGTCTGCGCCGGCGTGACCGTGAAGATGTCGCGCACCGAGTGACCGGGCGTGTCCATGTTGCCGATCCGGCGCAGATGCTCGTCCGTGTCGTGGATGGCGAGTTCGGCGGTCAGCCGTTCCCGCAGCAGCCGCCCGCAGCGCCGCTCCACGTCACTGTCCGCCCCCGGCTGCCGCTCCGCCTCGTCCAGCTTCGCGAGCGTGGTCCGCGCCAGCTCCGCGAGGGCCTCCTGGCCTGCGGGCGAGTAGTCGGGCAGCCGGCTCGAACTCTCCCTCACACCGAGGTAGGTACCGGTGACCGGGTCGAGTGCGATGAGATCGTCCACGTACGCGTCTGC includes:
- a CDS encoding SDR family oxidoreductase — encoded protein: MSANKVPAPEELRRDPLPLRGRTALVTGASRRAGIGHAVARRLAAYGASVYLHHHVPHDAAMPWGADRPEAVAESVRAVLGAPGARVVAGPGDLAGPAEPARLVDTVVQEFGRLDILVANHALSGSDGTLDEIDAAMLDAHWAVDTRSVLLLVQAYARSRARLGDGAPGGRVVLMTSGQDLGGGMPDEIAYALQKGALASITRSLAGSLAGRGITVNAVNPGPVDTGYAGGDVHASVAARFPGGRWGLPDDPARLIAWLATDEAGWITGEVINSEGGFRR
- a CDS encoding ferredoxin yields the protein MRLVVDLNKCQGYAQCAFLAPDVFAMHGDEALIYNPHAPEEQRERLARAVAACPVQAITADGLDGMGDAGEASDAR
- a CDS encoding DUF885 domain-containing protein, whose protein sequence is MSETKSPLPRQVADAYVDDLIALDPVTGTYLGVRESSSRLPDYSPAGQEALAELARTTLAKLDEAERQPGADSDVERRCGRLLRERLTAELAIHDTDEHLRRIGNMDTPGHSVRDIFTVTPAQTDEDWAAIAERLRAVPDALAGYRESLQLGLDRKLFGAPRPTATYIDQLTEWIDTDGTGRGWYEDFAAAGPEALRAELDEAARAATGALVELRDWLRDVYAPSIEGAPNTVGRERYARWSRYFNGTDLDLDEAYAYGWSEFHRILGEMRLEAEKILPGAETPWVALAHLDEHGRHIEGVEEVREWLQGLMDKAIEDLDGTHFELAERVREVESRIAPPGGAAAPYYTAPSEDFSRPGRTWLPTMGQTRFPVYDLVSTWYHEGVPGHHLQLAQWAHVAENLSRYQATIGGVSANAEGWALYAERLMDELGYLTNAEERLGYLDAQMMRAARVIVDIGMHLELEIPADSPFHPGERWTPELAQEFFGAHSSRPADFVESELTRYLTIPGQAIGYKLGERAWLLGREKARERHGDAFDLKAWHMAALSQGSLGLDDLVDELSRL